The genomic segment CCCGTtgttctgacaaaccatcctactttggcaaaacgtcctaccgtaagtagtttatgcacatttctgctgtcacagagtaattccagcactaatttaagtaggtatgacggtttgccacgtaactttgcccatcagagtatACTTGTAGCTCATATGCATACAGCCAGGATGGTTTGCCACTTCATTTTACCCgttaaagtatgcttgtaggtaacattcacaaaggtagcatgGTTTACCAATTAATTTTACCCGTCAGAGTATGTTTGTAGCTCTTATTAACAAAGGTAGGATGATTTGCCACTGAATTTGAGCTGTTAAAGTATGCTTCTAGCTCAGATTAACAAAAGTAGGATGATTTGCCACTAAATTTTAGCAGTTTAAGTATGCTTGTAGGtgacattcacaaaggtaggatggtttggCAGCTAATTTTACCGGTCAGAGTATTTTTCTAGCtaatattcacaaaggtaggatgggTTGCCACTGAATTTTgtgttgtgcgcatgcgcagaaacaacgggtaggatggtttgccaggtaggatggattcccagaacaccgtATCCCATATTGGCAAAATGCAGCAGCGTGCTTTGGCACCGGGATGCTAGGTTCTCTTCCTCTATCACTCCTATGCTAATACAGTAGCAAGCTAGGTTCTACTAGGCTTCTCTTTCTCCATGCCCCTACGCAATACAGTAGCAAGTGTTGGCACCGGGATGCCAGCCTTTCTTCCTCTATCCCTCCTATGCAAATACAGTAGTGAGCCTTGGCACCGAGTTGCCTGGTTCTTCTTTATCCCTCATTCGCGTACTCAGCAGCAAGCTTTCTAATATAGAGTTGCCAGTTTCTCTGAATTTATCACAGCAAAAGCAGCAGTGAATCCTTCTACCGCAGGGACGCCAGCATCTAGCCCTCATACGCTAAGCAGCAGATGTTCCTTTCAGCACCAAAACGCCAGGTTCTCTGTCTCTATTCCTTATTTGCAAATGCAGAAAACGTTCTTTGCACTGAGATGCCAGGTTCCGTTCCATAAGCAGCTTACCCTTCCATTACTGGATTGGCAATCAATCACtcgcaaaaaacccaaaacattacTTTCACCAGGATGCCAGTTTCTCCATTTCGTCCAGTCTTTCACAAGATGTAGCAGCAAACTGTTCCGGCACCGAGATGCCAGTTTCTCTGCCATCCTTCCTGCCTTCGCAAAGCACTGACATACCTTCGTGGCACTGGGATGCCAGATTCTGTCCTCTATCACTCCTTTTAAGACATCCAAACTGCACCATGTGCATAATTCTCCATGGCATCCATTCACTTCTCACGTGCTTTCACGAGCAATATCTAGCATCCACCCTCGACACAATCATTCGAGACCGCTCTCTGAGCCGACTTACGGTTCCGAGTACGTCTAAACAGCTCATCATCTCCCACGAAGTTCAGTGGACTCGCCCTCTGCTCTCTGACGATTTTGGGGGGTTATTATTATAGAAGACGACTTTCCTCTAATCAGTCTTTCCATTTATCAACCCTTCCCAAGCTGCCACCGTCACTTCTGTTCATTGCAGATATAAGCACATTAGTTATCACTACCTTATCTGAAGTAATTAACCAGCTAAGCAGCCCCTCTCCATCTTCTACTCAAAGACAAGCTCACGCAAGCCTTACGAACCTTGAAGCCTCACCTCAAATCTCAAAATCCATCATACTTCTCTGTCAGCGCTTCAGTTCAAAGTCGAGCCATGTCACTACCCAATCGAGGGTTCCCCTCATTCACTTATTAAGAATTCAGTTGTTCTCAATTTCCTTTGACCTCTTCTCCTGCCATTCCTTCCTAATTGTCCGAGCTGATCCACTCCACTCCATGGACTCCTCGACTACCTTAACAAGAGCTGTTCAGCTTCGCTAGTCTGCCACCAGTCATTTGACATCATCGTAGGGTCTCGAGGCATCTGTCACCGTGGTTCGGTGCCATATAAATAAGTTGAATAGAAAATCAAATTATTCTCGCTGAGGTCGTTGACCCCACCATTTTCAGGGGATGCCTTctttggggatctgccaggcccgggagccgtcgccagtccccttcgaggccttccccaaaccgcagctcaattcatgtcaaagcattcactTTTTCCTACTAAAACGTTGTCAAAGATAAATGAAGACGTGGGTCCAGCTagtgaaatacaaaataaatatcaTCTCGCCTTCAGTTACACTGTTACTGTAATAAGTGGACAAACCTGCAGAAGCCAAAGCATCACTTTCTTGTTGATTTCATTACAATCAGGTTTTCTTCTGCTGTCAGAGAAGCTGCCCTTTCCTGGTCATTACAGACCGTGCAGCCATTTCAGCCACATCTCTTTTCCACGGTCCACAGTGGAAGCACATATTTGTGTTAACATTAGAACCACAGTGGACAAACCCGACCTCCATACAGTGGAGCAACTATACATTTGCACATCAAAAACGACAACAGAAAAGCTTTTCAATGAAAGAATAACACGCAGTCCCAGAGCAGGGTTTGAATCACTCAAGCAGTTCACGCTCAGTAAAGAAGGTATTATGTTCTTTATTAGCAACGACAAGCGCTTTCATTGTCTCATTGTCCTCCCCCAGTGAACCAACAGgaagtagacacacacacacacacacaggtggagCTGCAGGGCTCTGAAAGCTTGTCAGAACAAAAGGACAAGGTTTAACATGTAAGGAGTAGAGACTCGGGGGAGTGGTCTCCATGTTCAGCTGATGCTGCAGCTTTCATTTTAGATTTGATGTCATTTATGACAAACATGAGACACTATAGAGACGCAGCTGCTCATTAGTCTTAAAACTAGAGCAGCTTGGCAGGTATGCACTAATGCACAGCGAATATATGTTCACCACCTTAGTTTTACATTTGGGCTTATATATAACAACCATCCACTTACAAGGTTCAAGGTTTTTTATTTGgtacatgcatagttatacaagtataacacacagtgaaatgtaacctGACACGCTCCTCAACTTGtgcaaaaaaagggggggggggtagaggaagagcattatatgtgtatatatatatatatatatatatatatatatatatatatatatatatatagatatagatatagatatatatatatataatatagtaTATACTATAAATATACATTAGGTGAATGCAAAACAAACGATGCAGAAGCTTAGAGAATATTAAGAAAATTACATGCAGTTATGTCAACAATATGCTTCAGTATTTCACACAATCAGAAGAATTTGAACTCTAATTCAAAATGTGAGCAGACGGTGGAGTTTGATGACAAGTGACAATGACGTATCAAAAGGTTTATATATTCAGAGACCCTGTCACAcactcccccccccaaaatcaATACTTGAGTCACCTGATGCTGTTACTGGCTCTCTGTGCTGTAGCTGTgaacagtgatgggaataacagcgttacaagtaacggcgttactaatggcgttacttttttcagtaacgagtaatctaactaattactatttctatcgttacaacgccgttaccattactaacaagaaaatgcggtgcggtcgcgttactatttttcaacaaacagacggttgaagctgtgttcagcttaccgcacaAAATTAAtttgggcgctacagctttaagcagctgcgcacGCTCCCGCGGATGgcagacgatcactttttggcacaacacctggagctaagggggcaaaacaatcgcatgagtgctgctgtttggctgaggaagaataaagtagtcgtggtaagccaatcacatgaccacttcaagatggcaaagcaacaaggtgatatataccagtttttaattgtgttgataggacacataaaaccagagtcatgataaacaatatatacgcgtgTTTTTCCTCAGTAGTTTCATCACGTTTAacgtctaaggacagcgctagcaagcactctctgcttatgagcaaaaaataaaaaaactaaacaaaaaacagcccgttcgtgttggtggaaaaatgcaccatgtcgaccaatcaaaaaatgatatggcaacatgacatttggttgtttaggaagagggggaagttttaggagtgacggcgagagagagagtgagttttgagatgtgagagatttgtgacgtttagcgtgtttggagtgtgtagttaatgtgttgtcttgtgtagttagtgtgtagtgttgtggatagttttgtgttgtgtgtcagaaacaatgaggcaactgctgaatgaaaacagaatggacagaaatatttggagtggcacaaataatttgtgtggcatcttattgaatgcagaacagctgattgtccTGTGAAtatccaaaagttgaatctgttcatctggacgtagcgttttgtgggagaaacgtttcgtcactcatccaagtgacttcttcagtctcagctgactgcaggtttccccaaaccttataaacagtacatttgcataatgactgaaaccagagtgaatggtactcatggccattgatcagtgttctttgatcagtgggttttggtcagtgattgttgatcaatggtcatgggaatttgcacaattatgattaaggaactgacctcacagcccattgttccttcagtgggctggtttcagtcattatgcaaatgtactgtttataaggtttggggaaacctgcagtcagctgagactgaagaagtcacttggatgagtgacgaaacgtttctcccacaaaacgctacgtccagatgaacagattcaacttttggagatttacttacctggatgattgagaatgcatcaagacgatgtCCTGtgaatagtttgaaatggttataaaaAAGGGTAAAACGTAAATGGCtgtaaataactttgttgtttgcaaaacttgtgcatatgattttaaaattgacagtttatatttgcatttaaagttatgaaatatgattcaaaaaacatgtttgtggtccttacagtataaaatataactttttctactcggattttatgttttttgtctgattttagatcaattgtgctaATACTGtatgtgaaaatgaaaacataactttacattcagacacgtgaggttatgctgaaaaggatgataccaaacacggcaaagtaaataatttttaaaggtgaaatgtagcagaaaaaatcaaaagtagttaaaaatggccaattataccctgggccccagagggttaaatatttttttttaaagtaacgcaatagttacttttcaagtaattaattacttttagaatcttgtaactcagttactaactcagttacttttttgaagaagtaactagtaactataattaattactttttcaaagtaacttgcccaacactggctTTGAATGCTTTTATAGCGAAGGTGCTGCTTTACTCTTATGGTTCTGGTGTTGTACTCCCTCACAGGCCCTTACGTAGGtgctattcatttattttaaacactatagctgataaaaaaaataaaaataaaactgattaaattaaatgaaacattttgttaAATCCACATTTTCTTACTGTAAAGATTCATGTACTGTACACATTTGAATTAGCAGTTCTGCAGCAGTAGTTCATTTCATGACTGACCAATTGTGACAGTCGGTTGGAGCTTGGACGTTAGGGAGATCTATATTACAGACAGCTTGTGTTTGTTGTACAGTTACGTATATCTTGTGTTAGCTTAGGCTAAACATGATGCTACAGGGCTTTCTACTCGCCAGGTCAGCTGGGCACAGAGAAGGGCAGAATGTTGCATCACAGACATGAGTCGTCGTCTTTGGTATTTAAAAACCTCACGTGCCACAGGAAATGAGGTACCAGCCCCCAGTGTTCTCCCAGCTGTGGTTATTAAGTGAGTAAATGTCAGATCCAAAATAATAATGGCCACCAGGTTCACATTCATGTGATGCAGCCTGGTGTCCTTCCTGATGGTGTCATAGACGTGCtccctcatcatcatcatcatcatcgtttatttaaatagcactttaaaaacacacctggtagaccaaagtgcggtacaataaaaatataaacataggAATAAAATGGCAAAAACTAGACATagcaataaaattaataaaaatgtcagttacccacagagttaaaagctagggaataaaaataggtttttaatCTGGACTTAAAAACACTGATGTAGCCTGTCTAATATGGAGAGGAAGGCTATTCCAAAGCATCGGAGCCGCAACAGAGAACGCTTGGTCTCCTCTAAGTTTCAGCCGTGACTTAGGGACAGAAAGCAACAGTTGCTCAGCTCACCGAAGCGCACGAATGGGGACATGGGGCTTCAACAAATCAGACAAATTGTTACGTTCCCCTGAGGGGTCTAGGCGGTGaggggaagtaacaaaaagtgtccgggtcagaaaacagcaaacagcaaaaacagcaaacagcagcagctcgGGGCTAGTTGACCCCTtacaccaggggtgtccaaacttttttcgctgagggccacatacataaaaatataggaggggctgggccacttactagaaattaggtatataaccttaactttactgtattaaaaatcacttaaaagtggtcaaatgtgttatattgttgaatataattaaagacaaaactgccttcatcacagctttccataaatggatctttattgatttattcagaaaaagctttggtagctcattctcagaacagcagcctcagatttcttcttagacagaagatttacagcacagagaaaaaacaataaaggggaaaatgggacgggtacatttcaagtttgttatttacgttattaggcttagcaacacacctattaacgttcgtttgaaacgattatcaacattaacagattgaactggacttaataacatgagtccatataattttagtaaattattctgtagtatcagctgcgctgggtatgtaaatcgggccatccagctgtgGTGCTGATCGTgcgccactcgtgccaaaaatccagacaaatgtcacttgatcaaggagcagatctgcatcagaggagatcagctgactttgcctgtgcgtgcgctgtgcacagcggtgtgtactctgtgtgttaacaagaaaaaaagcatataagaaagtggtgcgcaaaagcagggtggtgacagaattgatgcgcattattgatatttgaagcatgtgcacCTGcatattaacacacgggtattgtggaatatattttttactcacctaaagcgctcgtgctctcgtccactccccgcaaaaaattagcagctgtgcggtgtctgtggcatcagtgctcggatcgcatgcgatggagtaaaaatcaaaagcaaagctttatcagacagttgcagtttaatgttggctgacgagtctTCAGTGCGTGGCACAACTAGATTTCTGGACacgctgacgttgttgaagtcctgcactttttccgggcacattatttcggtgactttaacgaggccgtgttttatgaggtctccatctgaaaaaggcttgtcATGTcctgcgatgagttgggcgacctcatagctgctattggagccttttcctggacaatttgagcacgaaaaaatactgttgctgaccccgcaggacaGCTAGCATttgctttactttctgctctcgctcagcaccagtgtaggatgcataggcctgatgtttggtttcataatgacgtcgtacattatactctttcataactgccacagtttcagtgcagatcaaacagacacacgtccccttgaattatttgaagaaatattcacactCCCacagtgtctgaaattttctgcactcactttctacctttggcttctttggttctgccatgtttggtaacttggggtaaatttcttctgtgattgtcctttttggtggagcaactgccttgatcaacagcagctccccctggtgttaaaactaagaagtgcaataaactcaagcaaaagttgaagtgcgggccattttctattctatttataaaattacttgtgGGCCAATTAAAACTGGACCGCGGGCCAATTGcggcccgcgggccggactttggacatgcCTGCCTTACACTGACCACAGGAGCCCCTTAAGCAACTGAGCCCCAAGTGTGGTCTTTTGCTGGGCCTGACAACCTTGTCAGTTTGGGAACCCTGACTGACTTTTCTCAAAGCAGGCCCTTTTTGCTTTGAGTGTGCTTTCTGTTTGAGTTTCAGCCTCAAACAGTTAGCAACAAGATGTCCAGGTTTGTGGCAGAAGAAACACAGCTTTGTTTTGGGTCTGAAAACCACAACTTTTTCAGCCTTGTTAGCTGGCTCCCTCCTAGCTCGCCAAGATGTATTATAGTGAGAAGGGAGATCACATTCTACAGCATTTGTTTTATGAGTTAGGGTAAACTCATCTGCCAGTATGGCAGCCTGCTGTAAAGTGGAAACCCTCTGTtcacttaaataacaagctaTAGACTCAGGAATAGAGTTTCTAAAATCCTCCACAAGAATTAGCTCACATAACGAACTCAGATCATTAGCATGGCTTGCAGAGCACCACCTATCGAAAAGCTTTTTCTTCTCTCGTGCAAAGTCAAGGTAAGATTGACCCCGTGTCACTTCTAGACCTCGAAAATGCTGCCTATAGGCTTCGGGTATGAGTTCATAGGCTTGGAGGACAGCACTTTTAAGCTTTTCATAAACTAAGCAGTCCTCCATAGACAAACCAGAACAAACCTCCTGAGCCTTACCCGTCAATTTACATAGTAACATCACACACCACATGTCTTGAGGCCATTGCAGTGCAGTCGCTATGCGTTCAAATGCAATAAAGAAGCTATGAACACTGGACTCACAGGAAACTGGAACCAGGTGGATGTTATTGCTCACAAACGAGCCTCTAGACACCTGTGCACTAATAGCTGTGTCATCCATTTTGGGGGCGGAGAAGGCTCAGCAAACAGCAAATTAGGACACCACCACACCCCTCTGCCAACTCACTCGGAGACTACCGAACAATAAATCAATTAATGGAGAACTACACAACTTACTTTACCTGACCAACTTACCTCTTTCTGCACACACGTTAACAAATACAACTTACCCAGTTCCTAAGCATACCAAACTATACCTACCTATCTTCTGGAGTGCGCTGGGCTCGAGACAACTTGAAAGGCAGAACTTCAGCGACCGGAGCCCTGAATTGCCTACCCCCAACAGGGAACTTATCCCCACCCAGGATTACTCCGAAAATAAGAAAGGCAAAACACCAAAAGAGTGCCCGAAGGAAGAACTCAATAAGCTCAGCTGGACACTCACCTAACTTAACTGGGTAGTTGGGGAAGTTGTGAATCTCTAAAGGTAGaaaaaacaagataatcaaAAACCAATTCCAACTCAAAACGCCCTTTTCAACAaacccggacgagcccccacttgttacgttcccctgaggggtctaggcggtgaggggaagtaacaaaaagtgtccggGTCAGAAAAAGGAGACAAGAAGGCAAAATGGTTAAAGTAAATAGCTTTATTAAAGTTTgtattaaaactaactaaaagagacggacaagccgctatcaccatttaaagaaacaaacaaaactcaagcgtTGGTCAATAAAGTACAAAGTAAGTCAAAAAGAGAGAGCAGCTCACcagctgcaaacacagacacgcagctcactagctgcaaaccgcaaaccacaaaacacagctcactagctgcaaccacGGCAAAAACACTCAGCTCACTAGCTGTAACCACTCACATGGCACTCTGgcccagagctcacctttccCTGTGCTTAAATACTCTTAATTACTGACGAGAGTCAGCTGCACAAAAGAAAGAAGGTGGCACCTCAGGCAGATGGGAGATTGtaggacacacccacacaggcaccttcaggatgaggccctgctagggccgtaacaaaataaacaggtgccagaccatttagagatttaaaaaccaataaaagaactttaaaacggatcctaaattcaattggaagccaATGTAGAGAGGCCAAAACCGGAGTCATGTCGTCTAATTTCCTTCTGCCAGTTAAAAATCGTGCCGCGGCATTTTGCACTAGTTGCAAGCGTGACAAAGTGCCCTGCCCAACCCCTATTAAAAGAGAATTGCAATAATCCAAACGTGAAGTAATAAAGGCGTGAAAACACTTTCCAGGTCATGCTTGGAAAGAAACGTCTGAGGTgataaaatgctgattttaccgCCCCGTTTACATGGTCATCAAAGGTAAGTGCAGAATCAATTTTTACTCCGAGATTTGTGATTGAACTCTTTAAATGGGGAGTCAGAGCGGCAAGATCAACATCTGGAGCGTCAGAAAAACGATTTGGGCCAAATAAGATCGCTTCCGTCTTAcaatcattaaaatttaa from the Oreochromis niloticus isolate F11D_XX linkage group LG1, O_niloticus_UMD_NMBU, whole genome shotgun sequence genome contains:
- the LOC112846720 gene encoding uncharacterized protein LOC112846720, translated to MDDTAISAQVSRGSFVSNNIHLVPVSCESSVHSFFIAFERIATALQWPQDMWCVMLLCKLTGKAQEVCSGLSMEDCLVYEKLKSAVLQAYELIPEAYRQHFRGLEVTRGQSYLDFAREKKKLFDRWCSASHANDLSSLCELILVEDFRNSIPESIACYLSEQRVSTLQQAAILADEFTLTHKTNAVECDLPSHYNTSWRARREPANKAEKVVVFRPKTKLCFFCHKPGHLVANCLRLKLKQKAHSKQKGPALRKVSQGSQTDKVVRPSKRPHLGLSCLRGSCGQCKGSTSPELLLFAVFAVCCFLTRTLFVTSPHRLDPSGERNNLSDLLKPHVPIRALR